The proteins below are encoded in one region of Segatella copri:
- a CDS encoding transposase, which yields MINNKSNIEMQLATYKSMLTKASNDLAKSKQLVGLLKQQIEQGNTELSEELDKANERISMLSEDLSDANARIYVLEVALTQAESDNSELRAEVSRLHSKADDFEKANALLDIADKAQVDYKTIIEVLLHRKFAHNSDMTKLLNGVLDTSDAEVSELGLDGLKKKISDAADEALDEKHKEEESKASSALEQPAVKLPKKTEKEKQESDSQLPRKRYTTTARVLKSFGIDKSDLPENAKVIIRKGKKDMWVVRLFFYQKQEVYCKEYKIARFNVPGSDPQSCKYPQSIIKGNPLMSSFCRFYLESKFACHLSGNRLLDMLSQMGMKVAQSTLNGWMQQIMTYLRERLGPVITADRAVLYEAFKVFLQDGRVEMHNNAVERMFRHLAMGRRNWMHTGSHLGAENIAFMFSLFESCKLNDINFGDYIEDILTRLMEGEQDFMSLIPCNYNSNKKVNVKAA from the coding sequence ATGATAAATAACAAGAGTAATATAGAGATGCAGCTTGCTACGTATAAGTCAATGTTGACTAAAGCTAGCAATGACCTTGCCAAGTCCAAACAGCTTGTTGGCTTGCTCAAACAGCAGATTGAGCAAGGTAATACAGAGTTGTCGGAGGAACTTGACAAGGCAAACGAGCGTATCTCTATGTTAAGCGAAGATTTATCAGATGCAAATGCTCGTATCTATGTGTTGGAGGTGGCTTTGACCCAAGCGGAATCTGATAACTCGGAATTACGAGCAGAGGTATCTCGACTTCATTCCAAGGCAGATGATTTTGAAAAGGCAAATGCCTTGTTGGATATAGCAGACAAGGCTCAGGTTGATTATAAAACTATCATCGAGGTTCTCCTTCATAGGAAGTTTGCTCATAACTCAGATATGACCAAGCTCTTGAATGGTGTATTGGATACATCCGATGCAGAGGTCAGTGAGTTGGGGCTTGATGGATTGAAAAAGAAAATCAGTGATGCTGCTGACGAGGCGTTGGATGAAAAGCATAAGGAGGAAGAGTCTAAGGCATCTTCAGCCCTAGAGCAACCAGCTGTAAAACTGCCAAAGAAAACAGAAAAAGAAAAGCAGGAATCAGATAGTCAACTCCCTCGCAAGCGTTATACAACAACAGCTAGAGTCTTGAAGTCCTTCGGCATAGATAAATCTGATCTTCCTGAGAATGCAAAGGTTATCATACGTAAGGGTAAGAAGGATATGTGGGTAGTCCGTCTGTTCTTCTATCAGAAACAAGAGGTTTATTGTAAGGAATACAAGATAGCACGCTTTAATGTACCAGGTTCTGATCCTCAGAGCTGCAAGTATCCTCAGAGTATCATCAAGGGTAATCCTTTGATGTCATCCTTCTGTAGGTTCTATCTGGAGTCGAAGTTTGCCTGTCATCTCTCCGGAAACCGCTTGTTGGATATGTTGTCACAGATGGGTATGAAGGTAGCTCAGTCAACCTTGAACGGTTGGATGCAGCAAATCATGACTTATCTTCGTGAACGCCTGGGACCTGTGATTACTGCAGACAGAGCAGTCTTGTATGAGGCCTTCAAGGTATTCTTGCAGGATGGCCGTGTCGAGATGCATAACAATGCGGTCGAACGAATGTTCCGCCACTTGGCTATGGGTAGGCGAAACTGGATGCATACCGGTAGCCATTTAGGTGCGGAAAACATAGCTTTTATGTTCTCACTTTTTGAGAGCTGCAAGTTGAATGACATTAATTTTGGCGATTATATAGAAGATATACTCACCCGACTGATGGAGGGGGAGCAAGACTTCATGTCCCTAATCCCATGTAATTATAACTCGAACAAAAAGGTGAATGTCAAGGCTGCCTAA
- the tnpB gene encoding IS66 family insertion sequence element accessory protein TnpB (TnpB, as the term is used for proteins encoded by IS66 family insertion elements, is considered an accessory protein, since TnpC, encoded by a neighboring gene, is a DDE family transposase.) gives MLNFTSRTTYYLSSTPTDMRNGREGLAGIIREKMQHDPYSYDEAFIFYSKDYHKVKILHYDINGFVLYQKWFDDGKFLKPRFLEAARCHKISRETLILLLSTSVQTEIIL, from the coding sequence ATGCTGAACTTCACTTCTCGAACAACTTATTATTTGAGTTCCACACCCACTGATATGCGCAATGGTCGTGAGGGTTTGGCAGGAATCATCCGTGAAAAAATGCAGCATGATCCTTATAGTTATGATGAAGCCTTCATCTTCTATTCCAAGGATTACCATAAGGTTAAAATATTACATTATGATATCAATGGTTTTGTCTTATACCAGAAGTGGTTTGATGATGGTAAGTTTCTCAAGCCTCGTTTCTTGGAGGCAGCTCGCTGTCATAAGATAAGCCGTGAGACATTGATACTGTTGCTATCAACATCCGTACAAACGGAAATCATATTATGA
- a CDS encoding AAA family ATPase, which produces MYLSKIYISNFRGIKELIVEFDKKLNVIIGANGQLKTSLIDA; this is translated from the coding sequence ATGTACTTGAGTAAGATATATATTAGTAATTTCCGTGGTATAAAGGAATTAATAGTAGAATTCGATAAAAAACTGAATGTGATTATCGGAGCTAATGGTCAGTTGAAGACATCTTTGATTGATGCGTAA
- a CDS encoding dTDP-glucose 4,6-dehydratase yields the protein MHNILITGGAGFIGSHVVRLFVNKYPEYHIINLDKLTYAGNLANLKDIEDKPNYTFVKGDICDFNLMLKLMQDYKVDGIIHLAAESHVDRSIKDPFTFAQTNVMGTLSLLQAAKIYWESLPEGYEGKRFYHISTDEVYGALQMTHPEGIPAPFTTKASSDKNHEAYGEEFFVETTKYNPHSPYSASKASSDHFVRAFHDTYGMPTIVTNCSNNYGPYQFPEKLIPLFINNIRHRKPLPVYGKGENVRDWLYVVDHARAIDMIFHKGKIAETYNIGGFNEWKNIDIIKVVIKTVDRLLGRPEGADLDLITYVTDRKGHDMRYAIDSRKLQKELGWEPSLQFEEGIEETVKWYLENQEWMDHVTSGEYQKYYENMYKDR from the coding sequence ATGCATAATATATTAATCACAGGCGGTGCTGGTTTCATCGGCTCACACGTAGTAAGACTTTTCGTGAACAAATATCCTGAGTATCACATCATCAACCTCGACAAGTTGACTTACGCAGGCAATCTGGCTAACCTCAAGGACATCGAGGACAAGCCTAACTATACATTCGTTAAGGGCGACATCTGCGATTTCAACCTGATGTTGAAACTGATGCAGGACTACAAGGTGGATGGCATCATCCATCTTGCTGCCGAGAGCCATGTAGATAGAAGTATCAAGGATCCATTCACTTTTGCTCAGACCAACGTGATGGGAACCCTGTCTCTGCTCCAGGCAGCAAAGATTTACTGGGAGAGTCTTCCTGAAGGATATGAGGGCAAGCGCTTCTACCACATCTCTACTGATGAGGTTTACGGTGCCTTGCAGATGACTCATCCTGAGGGTATTCCTGCTCCTTTCACTACCAAGGCATCCAGCGATAAGAACCATGAGGCTTACGGCGAGGAGTTCTTCGTAGAGACTACCAAGTACAATCCTCACTCTCCATACTCAGCATCTAAGGCAAGTTCAGACCACTTCGTCCGTGCTTTCCACGATACATACGGTATGCCTACCATCGTGACCAACTGCTCTAACAACTACGGTCCATACCAGTTCCCTGAGAAGTTGATTCCGCTGTTCATCAACAACATCCGTCATCGCAAGCCATTGCCAGTATATGGTAAGGGTGAGAACGTGCGCGACTGGTTGTATGTAGTAGATCATGCCCGTGCCATCGATATGATTTTCCACAAGGGTAAGATTGCTGAGACTTACAACATCGGTGGTTTCAACGAGTGGAAGAACATCGATATCATCAAGGTGGTAATCAAGACCGTTGATAGATTGCTCGGTCGTCCTGAGGGTGCTGACTTGGATTTGATTACTTATGTAACAGACAGAAAGGGTCACGATATGCGTTATGCCATCGACTCTAGAAAGCTCCAGAAGGAACTCGGCTGGGAGCCATCTCTCCAGTTTGAGGAGGGTATCGAGGAGACCGTAAAATGGTATCTTGAGAACCAGGAATGGATGGATCATGTTACTTCTGGGGAGTATCAGAAGTATTACGAGAATATGTACAAGGATAGATAA
- the rfbA gene encoding glucose-1-phosphate thymidylyltransferase RfbA, giving the protein MKGIVLAGGSGTRLYPITKGISKQLIPIFDKPMIYYPISVLMLAGIREILIISTPFDLPGFKRLLGDGSQLGVKFEYAEQPSPDGLAQAFIIGEKFIGNDSACLVLGDNIFYGAGLNQMLHQAVVDAEQNNKATVFGYRVSDPERYGVAEFDEQGNCLSIEEKPQHPKSNYAVVGLYFYPNKVVEVAKHIKPSARGELEITTVNQEFLKDKQLKVQTMARGFAWLDTGTHDSLSEASTFIEVLEKRQGLKVACLEGIAYRQGWIDSDTLRENAQPMLKNDYGKYLLSILEENETSLIKNLEY; this is encoded by the coding sequence ATGAAAGGAATCGTATTAGCAGGTGGTAGCGGTACACGTTTGTATCCTATCACAAAGGGTATCAGCAAGCAGTTGATACCTATCTTTGATAAACCGATGATATATTATCCTATCTCGGTTTTAATGTTGGCAGGTATCCGTGAGATTCTGATTATCTCAACTCCATTCGACTTGCCTGGATTCAAGCGATTGCTTGGTGATGGTAGCCAACTGGGTGTGAAATTTGAGTATGCTGAGCAGCCTTCACCAGATGGTTTGGCACAGGCTTTCATAATCGGTGAGAAGTTCATCGGTAATGATTCTGCTTGTCTCGTTTTGGGAGATAACATCTTCTATGGTGCTGGTTTGAACCAGATGTTGCATCAGGCTGTAGTAGATGCGGAGCAGAATAACAAAGCTACTGTATTTGGTTATCGTGTAAGTGATCCTGAGCGATATGGCGTGGCAGAGTTTGATGAGCAAGGCAATTGCCTGAGTATCGAAGAGAAGCCTCAGCATCCAAAGAGCAATTATGCTGTAGTGGGCTTATACTTCTATCCTAATAAGGTGGTGGAAGTGGCTAAGCATATCAAACCATCTGCTCGTGGTGAGTTGGAAATCACAACAGTAAACCAGGAGTTCCTGAAGGATAAGCAGCTGAAGGTACAGACCATGGCAAGAGGATTCGCCTGGCTTGATACCGGAACCCATGATTCCCTTTCTGAGGCATCTACCTTTATCGAAGTCTTGGAGAAGCGACAAGGCTTGAAGGTAGCTTGCTTGGAAGGTATTGCTTATCGCCAAGGATGGATAGATAGTGATACGTTGCGTGAGAATGCTCAGCCAATGTTGAAGAATGACTATGGCAAGTATCTCCTTTCAATCCTTGAAGAGAATGAAACTTCTTTGATAAAGAATCTTGAATATTAA
- a CDS encoding glycosyltransferase: MKRIAIIAGVLHSGGKRNLIMEYYRHIDRTQIQFDFICDSDSNGIPEEEILSLGGRVYKVAPYKHIGAHMRETYKILKDNNYEIMHAFDNTLNVFPMFLGWLAGVKVRISESISKGDKNEKKTIVKLALRPFSHWFANYYMANSIDCGVWQFGKKTYDKGDITIFKTVINADANAFDKVLRDETRKKFGWEDKVIYGFIGRYVDQKNPLFLIDIFNAIAKKQPKAKLVMIGFGELEKAMHEKIKEYGLQDRVEDLGRRDDIKQFYNAFDAFLLPSLYEGMPVVGIEAQCAGLPIFFSKNITEETTASELAHYIGLNESPEVWADTIINVVNANLGKRRSYAEEVKKNGFDSHSEAMRMMKFYQNK, encoded by the coding sequence ATGAAGAGAATAGCAATTATCGCAGGTGTACTCCATTCTGGCGGAAAACGAAATCTTATTATGGAGTATTACCGACATATTGATAGAACCCAGATTCAGTTTGACTTTATCTGTGATTCTGATTCAAATGGTATTCCTGAGGAAGAAATTCTTTCTTTAGGTGGCAGGGTTTATAAGGTTGCTCCTTACAAGCATATTGGAGCGCATATGAGAGAGACTTATAAAATATTGAAGGACAACAACTATGAAATCATGCATGCCTTTGATAATACATTGAATGTATTTCCTATGTTCTTGGGGTGGTTAGCTGGTGTAAAGGTTAGAATCTCGGAGAGTATATCTAAAGGTGACAAAAATGAGAAGAAAACTATAGTAAAACTGGCTCTTCGTCCTTTCTCCCATTGGTTTGCTAATTACTACATGGCAAATTCTATAGATTGTGGAGTTTGGCAATTTGGTAAGAAAACCTATGATAAAGGTGATATTACAATATTCAAGACTGTAATCAATGCTGATGCCAATGCTTTCGATAAGGTTCTTAGAGATGAAACCAGAAAGAAGTTTGGATGGGAAGACAAGGTGATCTATGGCTTTATCGGACGATATGTTGATCAGAAGAATCCTCTTTTCCTGATTGATATATTCAATGCGATTGCTAAAAAACAGCCTAAAGCTAAACTTGTCATGATTGGCTTTGGCGAATTAGAAAAGGCAATGCATGAAAAGATAAAAGAATATGGATTGCAAGATAGAGTAGAGGATTTAGGTCGCCGTGATGACATCAAGCAATTTTATAATGCTTTTGATGCATTCTTGCTACCAAGTTTGTATGAGGGTATGCCTGTTGTTGGCATAGAAGCTCAATGTGCAGGTTTACCAATCTTCTTCTCTAAGAATATAACAGAAGAGACTACAGCTTCAGAGTTGGCACACTACATAGGATTAAATGAATCGCCTGAAGTTTGGGCTGATACTATTATCAATGTAGTGAATGCAAATCTTGGCAAGCGAAGAAGCTATGCTGAAGAGGTAAAGAAGAATGGATTTGATTCTCACAGCGAAGCAATGAGAATGATGAAATTTTATCAGAATAAATAG
- a CDS encoding transposase: protein MNTGLDQYMDIFKDAVEDSAAKLTKSFEKILIEVIILFMVIPRKINFTQMGRYGSHVEQTYRNAFGLKKSKSIDWLKLNVSLAKRFFGKQGRWAIAIDPSYISKAGKKTPHIGRFWSGCAQSVKHGLEIMGIGLIDIDAKDCMMLKAHQSLSNKELSLRNKTMVDFYISVIKRYRKELLKLSTLIVADAYFSTSTFVNGIKKEGFSLISRFRDNACLFYVYAGPRTGKRGRPKTKDGKIDMKNLDLTRMEKMEMKDIEGTAYTLIAYSKALRCKVRLVIWQMPNGKKKLFFSTDTSLSGEEVLLYYRTRFQIEFCFRDAKGYTGLMDCQARDKWKLDFAFNASFTSLNVAKVTMKEMGMEYSMSSFKSLMTNIYLVKRIFKASGYTPNRTLISKIFKDLSCLQRIAA from the coding sequence ATGAATACAGGACTTGACCAATATATGGATATCTTTAAAGATGCAGTTGAAGATTCGGCTGCAAAGTTAACAAAAAGTTTCGAGAAAATACTCATCGAGGTGATAATTTTGTTCATGGTAATACCAAGAAAGATAAATTTCACCCAAATGGGGAGGTATGGCTCGCATGTTGAGCAAACCTATCGCAACGCATTCGGCTTAAAAAAGTCGAAAAGCATTGACTGGCTCAAACTTAATGTCTCACTTGCCAAGCGCTTCTTTGGTAAACAGGGAAGATGGGCTATTGCCATTGATCCCAGCTACATCAGCAAAGCTGGCAAGAAGACTCCACATATCGGTCGTTTTTGGTCGGGATGTGCACAGTCTGTTAAACATGGTCTCGAAATCATGGGTATTGGCCTCATTGATATTGATGCCAAAGACTGCATGATGTTAAAAGCACACCAGTCGCTAAGTAATAAAGAACTGAGTCTTAGAAACAAGACTATGGTAGATTTCTATATCAGCGTCATTAAGCGTTACCGCAAGGAACTTCTTAAACTCTCAACCCTCATAGTTGCAGATGCTTACTTCTCTACAAGTACATTTGTTAATGGGATAAAAAAAGAAGGGTTCTCTTTGATAAGCCGCTTTCGTGACAATGCTTGTCTCTTTTATGTCTATGCTGGTCCACGTACTGGAAAACGTGGTCGCCCCAAGACCAAGGATGGCAAGATTGATATGAAGAATCTTGACCTCACTCGAATGGAGAAGATGGAGATGAAAGATATAGAAGGAACAGCTTATACTTTGATAGCCTATTCCAAGGCACTCAGGTGTAAAGTTAGACTTGTCATCTGGCAGATGCCGAATGGCAAGAAGAAACTATTCTTCTCTACAGACACCTCACTTTCGGGTGAAGAAGTACTTCTTTATTATAGAACCAGGTTCCAGATCGAATTTTGCTTTCGTGACGCCAAAGGCTATACTGGTCTTATGGACTGCCAGGCTCGCGATAAGTGGAAACTCGATTTTGCTTTCAATGCTTCGTTCACATCACTAAATGTTGCCAAGGTAACTATGAAGGAGATGGGAATGGAATATTCTATGTCTTCATTCAAGTCACTGATGACCAACATTTATCTGGTGAAACGAATTTTTAAAGCAAGCGGGTACACCCCGAACCGAACTTTAATTAGCAAGATTTTCAAAGATCTCTCGTGCTTACAGCGTATAGCTGCTTAG
- a CDS encoding NAD-dependent epimerase/dehydratase family protein: protein MKILFIGGAGFIGSSLVKQFLTNEKYNVFVVEPEFANVSRLDGLNVKIYREALGNIDKVEKILIGNKIDIVVHLVSTLIPGSGYDDFNNEFKNMIFPSIKLMEICAKENIKFVYFSSGGTIYGNRSTMLPFVETDEMAPISYYGWSKQMMENSILFKNRTEKLKYLIVRPSNPYGHGQNLHGKQGLVAVAIGKILEDKPVEVWGDGSAIRDYIYIDDLAKVFYQLIDKDVNNETVNLGSGRGYSVNDVLAFLKIITKKDFKIVYENARPMDVSNMVLDTEKMQRLAQVELTPMLNGISTFYNESVKSIVR from the coding sequence ATGAAGATACTTTTTATAGGAGGAGCAGGATTTATTGGCTCCAGTTTGGTCAAGCAGTTTTTGACAAACGAAAAATATAATGTTTTTGTTGTAGAACCAGAGTTTGCCAATGTGTCGAGACTTGATGGCCTTAATGTAAAGATTTACCGAGAGGCTTTAGGTAATATCGACAAGGTTGAAAAGATTTTGATTGGTAACAAGATAGATATCGTGGTTCATCTTGTGTCTACGCTGATTCCTGGCAGTGGATATGATGATTTCAACAATGAGTTTAAGAACATGATATTCCCTTCCATCAAACTGATGGAGATTTGTGCCAAGGAGAATATCAAGTTTGTTTATTTCTCTTCTGGTGGTACTATATATGGTAATCGTTCAACGATGCTACCATTTGTTGAGACAGATGAAATGGCACCTATTTCTTACTATGGCTGGTCAAAGCAAATGATGGAGAATAGTATTCTTTTTAAAAATCGTACAGAAAAGTTGAAGTACTTAATTGTTCGTCCATCTAATCCATATGGTCATGGTCAAAATTTACATGGTAAGCAAGGATTGGTGGCTGTAGCTATTGGTAAGATCTTGGAGGATAAACCTGTAGAAGTTTGGGGGGATGGCTCGGCAATCCGTGATTATATCTATATTGATGATTTGGCAAAGGTATTCTATCAGTTGATAGATAAGGATGTCAACAACGAGACCGTTAACTTGGGCAGTGGCAGAGGCTATTCTGTGAATGATGTTCTTGCATTCTTGAAGATTATCACAAAGAAGGATTTTAAGATTGTCTATGAGAATGCCCGCCCTATGGATGTGTCTAACATGGTTTTGGATACTGAAAAGATGCAACGTTTGGCACAAGTTGAGTTGACTCCTATGTTGAATGGTATCTCTACTTTTTATAATGAATCTGTAAAATCAATAGTTCGTTAA
- a CDS encoding HNH endonuclease has protein sequence MKYVKTAKCIWCGKEMPEVRFTDAPHIVPHNLGSDDIGFDVCNDCNHYFGKATRGVPSCDLAFKEIFNAFWIFGHNLDENTHKKFSSVFFNYYHSKRTIKVRRNFNSRVITRQFKRSLYEVFLQKYHQVTGNGNHPMFEMVRQFARFNIGNPHVFYVFNNIILCPGEDQRLELPMNENVIDEMMKSGLYRFWMGNQLFYIEVLPIAFQVNGYSFLREEAKTILLPARGNESIFEFDDVMQLDIFMLRFNSNVK, from the coding sequence ATGAAGTATGTAAAAACTGCTAAATGTATCTGGTGTGGGAAAGAAATGCCTGAAGTACGTTTTACGGATGCTCCCCATATAGTACCACATAATTTAGGCAGTGACGATATTGGCTTTGATGTATGTAATGACTGCAATCATTATTTTGGAAAAGCAACACGAGGTGTTCCTTCATGCGACTTAGCGTTTAAGGAGATTTTCAATGCTTTTTGGATATTTGGTCATAATTTGGATGAGAATACACATAAGAAATTTAGTTCTGTATTCTTCAATTATTATCATTCCAAGCGTACTATAAAGGTTAGAAGAAATTTTAATTCTAGAGTAATAACCAGGCAATTCAAAAGATCTCTCTATGAAGTGTTCTTGCAAAAATACCATCAAGTAACAGGAAATGGTAACCATCCAATGTTTGAAATGGTTCGCCAATTTGCTCGCTTTAATATTGGCAATCCGCATGTATTTTATGTTTTCAATAATATTATATTGTGCCCTGGTGAAGACCAACGACTTGAACTTCCCATGAACGAGAATGTAATTGATGAGATGATGAAATCTGGATTATATCGCTTTTGGATGGGCAATCAGCTTTTTTATATAGAGGTTTTACCTATTGCTTTTCAGGTAAATGGGTATAGCTTTTTACGAGAAGAAGCTAAAACGATATTACTGCCTGCACGAGGAAACGAGAGTATCTTTGAATTTGATGATGTTATGCAGTTGGATATCTTTATGTTGAGATTTAATAGTAATGTGAAATAA
- a CDS encoding UPF0489 family protein — MWIRNLPTDYHKQQSDFDNLVFLWKTNNVYVMDNHLAAAWCWMQECDADTRYNFMHIDKHNDLGTNTPFDIYRHIKDNQHLSIDEYTNLSWTNEGNGISLKAFRWDNYITQCMYLFPQWFWDVVYSTRTSLGRSEREKLLGATIQSVSASKLLSYIEDNLQVDEDGEQLNRAIGQESVKWIVNLDLDYFFHSSDDGYIQILSDEYIRILAQKLRNCKHSINVLTIALSPECCGNWGNAIHALNVFMEAYEERPYGFPDDYQ, encoded by the coding sequence ATGTGGATAAGAAATCTTCCTACTGATTATCATAAACAGCAATCTGATTTTGATAATTTAGTTTTCTTGTGGAAAACTAATAATGTTTATGTTATGGATAATCATCTTGCTGCCGCTTGGTGTTGGATGCAAGAGTGTGATGCAGATACAAGGTATAACTTTATGCATATTGACAAGCATAATGATCTTGGGACGAATACGCCTTTTGATATATATAGGCATATCAAGGATAATCAACATCTGTCTATAGATGAATACACAAATTTATCTTGGACAAATGAAGGTAATGGTATTTCGCTGAAGGCATTTCGCTGGGATAATTATATTACTCAATGCATGTACTTATTTCCTCAATGGTTTTGGGATGTTGTGTATTCAACTCGTACATCTTTAGGCAGAAGTGAGCGAGAAAAATTACTTGGTGCTACTATACAAAGTGTATCGGCTTCTAAGCTGTTAAGTTATATAGAAGATAATCTTCAAGTGGATGAAGATGGTGAACAACTTAATAGAGCCATTGGACAAGAATCTGTCAAGTGGATTGTTAATTTGGACCTGGATTATTTTTTTCATTCAAGTGATGATGGTTACATTCAAATACTGTCAGATGAATACATCAGAATATTGGCTCAAAAACTTAGAAATTGCAAGCATAGTATTAATGTACTAACTATAGCTTTGAGTCCAGAGTGCTGTGGTAATTGGGGGAATGCGATACATGCTCTTAATGTCTTTATGGAGGCTTATGAAGAACGACCATATGGTTTTCCTGATGATTATCAATAG
- a CDS encoding glycosyltransferase, with product MNYPLVSVIVPCYNVEQYLPQCIDSILNQTYKNLEVWLIDDGSPDNCGAICDEYAKKDTRIKVIHKKNGGLADARNVALDVMTGEYVVCVDSDDYISPTHIEGLYHLIEKYGADVSVNTFCSFYEGSSPNPSPKSAKDWVLDGLHATEMMFYQEHFDNTAWGKMYKASLFDGIRYPKGLLFEDLPTTYRLLLKANKVVFNDEQSYFYLLRSNSIEGAAFSPHKLDSGLRLMALMDKDRDKLQAIIKSYNCRIVSFAFHLLLQMPNGYEHRKDLERRIKMIRLSVLMDNRARKKARIACLLSFIGFGVVQKLFNKVKTRK from the coding sequence ATGAATTATCCGTTAGTAAGTGTTATTGTTCCATGTTACAACGTTGAACAATATTTACCTCAATGTATAGATAGCATCCTTAATCAAACTTACAAGAATTTGGAAGTTTGGTTGATTGATGACGGCTCGCCTGATAATTGCGGAGCTATCTGTGATGAATATGCCAAGAAGGATACTCGTATTAAAGTAATCCATAAGAAAAATGGAGGTTTGGCAGATGCTCGCAATGTGGCATTGGATGTTATGACAGGTGAGTATGTGGTTTGTGTGGATAGTGATGATTATATCTCTCCTACTCATATAGAAGGTCTTTATCATCTGATTGAGAAGTATGGCGCAGATGTTAGTGTCAATACATTCTGTTCTTTTTACGAAGGCTCCTCTCCAAATCCAAGTCCTAAATCAGCAAAAGACTGGGTCTTAGATGGACTTCATGCTACAGAAATGATGTTCTATCAAGAGCATTTTGATAATACTGCTTGGGGAAAAATGTATAAGGCTAGCCTATTTGATGGTATTCGCTATCCAAAAGGTTTACTGTTTGAAGACCTTCCTACAACATATCGTCTTTTGTTGAAGGCAAATAAGGTTGTTTTTAATGATGAACAGAGCTATTTTTACTTACTTCGCAGCAATAGCATTGAAGGAGCAGCTTTCTCTCCTCATAAGCTTGATAGTGGCTTGCGATTGATGGCTCTGATGGATAAGGATAGAGATAAACTTCAAGCAATCATTAAAAGTTATAATTGCCGCATTGTTAGTTTTGCTTTTCATTTGTTGTTGCAAATGCCTAATGGGTATGAGCATCGTAAAGATTTAGAACGTCGTATAAAAATGATTCGTTTGTCTGTGTTGATGGACAATAGAGCAAGAAAGAAAGCAAGAATTGCTTGTTTGTTATCTTTTATTGGATTTGGAGTTGTTCAAAAACTCTTCAATAAAGTGAAAACAAGAAAGTAA
- a CDS encoding beta-1,6-N-acetylglucosaminyltransferase: MAHKNVEQINTLLSLLDHPLIDIFLHLDFKSSIMQSDIISPSHSHLYFVNRHDVRWGDISLVESELDLFKAVLDSKNDYDRIHLISAQDLPMKSASYILEYFAKSENKNVEFLDCSEYPDAIKRLQYYWFCTKHMRYGVVYKIIRHSLLLLQKIIHVNRLRNTPLVFKYGSEWASLTHKAVQYLVSEYPKYRGVFKYTVCADELYKQMLLWDGKFRFSKKGNLRYAKFNGSSPELVPMEKLEELFLNPDILYARKFDKCQLKVINAVISHFKLMK; this comes from the coding sequence ATGGCTCATAAAAACGTAGAACAAATAAATACGTTATTAAGCTTGTTAGATCATCCTTTGATAGACATATTCCTGCATTTAGATTTTAAGAGTTCTATCATGCAGAGCGATATTATCTCTCCTAGTCATTCACATTTGTATTTTGTAAACAGGCATGATGTGAGATGGGGTGATATTTCGTTGGTAGAATCAGAATTAGATTTATTCAAGGCTGTTCTTGATTCTAAGAATGATTATGATAGAATACATCTAATCTCGGCACAAGATTTGCCTATGAAATCTGCATCTTATATACTTGAATATTTTGCAAAGTCTGAAAATAAAAATGTAGAGTTCTTAGATTGTAGTGAATATCCTGATGCTATCAAGAGACTACAATATTATTGGTTTTGCACAAAACATATGCGCTATGGTGTCGTATATAAGATTATTCGCCATTCTTTACTTTTGTTGCAAAAAATAATTCATGTCAATCGCTTAAGAAACACTCCTTTAGTATTTAAATATGGTTCGGAATGGGCGAGTCTAACACATAAAGCTGTGCAATATTTGGTATCTGAATATCCGAAGTACAGGGGAGTATTTAAATACACAGTGTGTGCGGATGAGCTATATAAGCAAATGCTATTATGGGATGGCAAATTCCGCTTCTCGAAAAAGGGAAACTTGCGCTATGCAAAATTTAATGGTTCGTCACCAGAGTTAGTACCAATGGAAAAACTTGAAGAACTATTTCTAAATCCTGATATTCTTTATGCAAGAAAGTTTGATAAATGCCAACTAAAAGTCATCAATGCTGTTATTTCACATTTTAAATTAATGAAATGA